The following are from one region of the Streptomyces decoyicus genome:
- a CDS encoding polysaccharide deacetylase family protein, with the protein MARRFGMESGIIGVAAAAVVSLAVAGTLAFGNFGSSSQAEADDVGAKAKRAAPVAPVDSTIVHASDRPGRSLNITIDDGPDPVWTPKVLDVLKKYDVKAVFCMIGPQAKAHPDLVKKVVAAGHKLCDHTISHNTGMDHQSQSYQSQQILDAQKMIEDAAGGAQVEYYRAPGGAFTPYSRKLAADHGMRPLGWNVDSKDFEGGTVDGIEATVRGELPNGPTVLFHDGGGDRARTVDALDRLLPWMQQQGYGFGFPKR; encoded by the coding sequence ATGGCACGGCGCTTCGGCATGGAGAGCGGCATCATCGGGGTGGCCGCGGCGGCAGTGGTCTCACTCGCGGTTGCGGGGACGCTCGCCTTCGGCAACTTCGGATCGAGTTCCCAGGCCGAGGCGGATGACGTCGGGGCCAAGGCCAAGCGGGCAGCCCCTGTCGCACCGGTCGATTCCACCATCGTGCACGCCTCGGACCGCCCCGGCCGCAGCCTGAACATCACCATCGATGACGGCCCGGACCCGGTCTGGACCCCGAAGGTGCTCGACGTGCTGAAGAAGTACGACGTCAAAGCCGTCTTCTGCATGATCGGCCCGCAGGCCAAGGCGCACCCGGACCTGGTCAAGAAGGTGGTGGCCGCCGGGCACAAGCTCTGTGACCACACCATCAGCCACAACACCGGCATGGATCACCAGTCGCAGAGCTACCAGTCGCAGCAGATACTCGACGCACAGAAGATGATCGAGGACGCGGCGGGCGGCGCACAGGTCGAGTACTACCGCGCCCCCGGCGGCGCCTTCACGCCCTACAGCCGGAAGCTGGCCGCGGATCACGGTATGCGGCCGCTGGGCTGGAACGTCGACAGCAAGGACTTCGAGGGCGGCACCGTCGACGGGATCGAGGCAACGGTGCGCGGCGAACTCCCCAACGGGCCGACGGTCCTGTTCCACGACGGCGGGGGCGACCGCGCCCGGACCGTCGATGCCCTGGACCGGCTGCTGCCGTGGATGCAGCAGCAGGGTTACGGGTTCGGGTTCCCGAAGCGCTGA
- the ssgD gene encoding spore wall synthesis regulator SsgD codes for MNPVIDQAVQVRLIATTFGPHAVPAVLHYQPADPLAVRMFFPPEISLDGSAVDWAFARELLDEGLRAPAGRGDVRVRPSGPDRTVMEFHAEEGIAMVQLKTADVRLFLARSYEAVPAGSEPAHLGMERGLAELFGAA; via the coding sequence ATGAACCCAGTCATCGACCAAGCCGTCCAGGTCCGCCTCATCGCCACCACCTTCGGCCCGCATGCAGTGCCGGCGGTGCTGCACTATCAGCCCGCCGATCCGCTGGCGGTACGGATGTTCTTCCCACCGGAGATCTCGCTGGACGGCTCCGCCGTGGACTGGGCGTTCGCCCGCGAGCTGCTCGACGAGGGGCTGCGGGCGCCGGCCGGGCGGGGCGATGTGCGGGTGCGGCCGTCCGGGCCGGACCGCACGGTGATGGAGTTCCACGCCGAGGAAGGCATCGCCATGGTCCAGTTGAAGACCGCGGATGTCCGGCTGTTCCTCGCACGCTCGTACGAGGCCGTGCCCGCGGGCAGCGAGCCGGCGCACCTCGGCATGGAGCGCGGCCTCGCGGAGCTGTTCGGCGCGGCGTGA
- a CDS encoding PH domain-containing protein, which translates to MSTPLEPETPGTAHDAPGLDRTARDPHSGIPGAGGDASGTHPGIPGARPDASGTPGPHPGPSLGSTSPGATQWRRLDPRTLLVHCGWMAAPLGSLALTALATGGRITTGAWFTLAAIAASFAVVTTIGLIRWARTEFRVALPRSADGTAADAPGGGHGRPALTLDVRSGLLTRRLRSVPLHRIRTVDLTATPLHRLLGVTVLRAGTAGSGDGRSELSLEALAVPEAERLRAELLAYADAEAVANDPVVAHISWRWLRYAPLTFWVVGGVFVVAGSAYRVLDGIGIEAWKLGFVQRAFTEFGASALWLTVPAALLVILALGSVGALALYVENWWNYCLEWTDARTLRVRRGLFTTRSVTIERARLRGVLLREPLLLRAGGGALVRAVAGGLGNHEENRKRSGLLPPAPRPEALRVAGGALRSPFPGSTSPAALTPHPRIALRRRRVRGLLWAVLPGTAVLAGLGAAFTPVLLHCAWIYAVVTTAVVLWLARDAYRNLGHGVDGPYLVARSGTFSRDTLALQREAIAAWTFSTSPFSRRAGLVTLTAAVAAGEDGYRIPDLAAAEAPGFAAATAPGILEEFLMHPGTPAHLPEQRLP; encoded by the coding sequence ATGAGCACGCCGCTGGAGCCCGAGACCCCGGGCACGGCCCACGACGCACCCGGACTGGACCGCACCGCACGCGACCCGCATTCCGGCATACCCGGCGCAGGCGGCGACGCGTCCGGCACCCACCCCGGCATACCCGGCGCACGCCCCGACGCGTCCGGCACACCCGGCCCGCACCCCGGCCCGTCGCTCGGGTCCACCTCACCGGGGGCGACCCAGTGGCGGCGGCTGGATCCGCGCACCCTTCTGGTGCACTGCGGCTGGATGGCCGCGCCGCTCGGTTCGCTGGCGCTGACGGCGCTGGCCACCGGAGGCCGGATCACCACCGGAGCCTGGTTCACGCTCGCCGCCATCGCCGCCTCGTTCGCCGTCGTCACCACGATCGGCCTGATCCGCTGGGCCCGTACGGAGTTCCGTGTCGCCCTCCCCCGGAGTGCGGACGGCACGGCAGCGGATGCTCCCGGCGGGGGCCACGGCCGGCCGGCCCTCACCCTCGACGTGCGCAGCGGACTGCTGACCCGGCGGCTGCGCAGTGTGCCGCTGCACCGCATCCGCACCGTCGACCTGACGGCGACCCCGCTGCACCGGCTGCTGGGTGTCACCGTGCTGCGGGCAGGTACGGCGGGCTCGGGGGACGGCCGCAGCGAGCTGTCACTGGAGGCGCTCGCGGTCCCGGAGGCGGAACGGCTGCGTGCGGAACTGCTCGCGTACGCGGATGCCGAGGCGGTCGCGAACGACCCCGTGGTGGCCCATATCAGCTGGCGCTGGCTGCGGTATGCGCCGCTCACCTTCTGGGTCGTCGGCGGGGTGTTCGTGGTGGCCGGCTCGGCCTACCGGGTGCTGGACGGCATCGGCATCGAGGCCTGGAAACTCGGCTTCGTCCAGCGGGCGTTCACCGAATTCGGCGCGAGCGCGCTCTGGCTGACGGTTCCGGCCGCGCTGCTGGTCATCCTCGCCCTCGGCTCGGTCGGCGCCCTCGCCCTGTACGTCGAGAACTGGTGGAACTACTGCCTGGAGTGGACCGACGCGCGCACTCTGCGGGTGCGCCGCGGCCTGTTCACCACCCGCTCGGTCACCATCGAACGGGCCCGGCTGCGCGGAGTGTTGCTGCGCGAACCGCTGCTGCTGCGAGCCGGCGGCGGAGCCCTGGTACGTGCGGTGGCGGGCGGCCTGGGCAACCACGAGGAGAACCGCAAGCGCAGCGGGCTGCTGCCGCCGGCGCCGCGTCCGGAGGCGCTGCGGGTGGCGGGCGGCGCCCTGCGGTCACCCTTTCCGGGCAGCACCTCACCGGCAGCGCTGACACCGCACCCCCGCATCGCCCTTCGCCGGCGCCGGGTGCGCGGGCTGCTGTGGGCGGTGCTGCCCGGCACGGCCGTCCTCGCCGGTCTCGGCGCCGCGTTCACCCCCGTACTGCTGCACTGCGCCTGGATCTACGCGGTGGTCACCACGGCGGTCGTGCTGTGGCTGGCCCGGGACGCGTACCGCAATCTGGGGCACGGCGTGGACGGCCCGTATCTGGTCGCCCGCTCGGGCACCTTCAGCCGTGACACCCTCGCCCTCCAGCGCGAGGCCATCGCGGCCTGGACGTTCTCCACTTCGCCGTTCAGCCGCCGGGCCGGCCTGGTCACGCTCACCGCGGCGGTCGCGGCGGGCGAGGACGGCTATCGCATCCCGGACCTCGCGGCCGCCGAGGCCCCGGGCTTCGCCGCGGCGACGGCCCCGGGGATCCTGGAGGAGTTCCTGATGCACCCCGGGACGCCGGCACACCTGCCGGAACAGCGGCTGCCGTAG
- a CDS encoding PH domain-containing protein, with protein sequence MPEPAAPLLRPPRHRVDPRARRWWTVQALLTLSGPMLLTALTMAVLSLLFFPGALPWLGPLLLVVLVLPAVGYLVVMPRWRYAVHAWELGGRAVYAAGGWFWQKRRIAPLTRVQTVDTVRGPLQRRYGLATVTVTTASTAGDIKIAGLSDADAEELSRRIGEAAQDVPGDAA encoded by the coding sequence ATGCCCGAGCCCGCCGCCCCACTGCTGCGCCCGCCCCGCCACCGTGTCGATCCCCGGGCCCGTCGCTGGTGGACGGTCCAGGCACTGCTGACACTCAGCGGTCCGATGCTGCTCACCGCACTGACCATGGCGGTCCTGTCCCTCCTCTTCTTCCCGGGCGCACTGCCGTGGCTGGGCCCGCTCCTGCTGGTCGTGCTCGTGCTGCCGGCCGTGGGCTATCTCGTGGTCATGCCGCGGTGGCGGTACGCGGTGCACGCCTGGGAGCTGGGCGGGCGGGCGGTCTATGCGGCCGGCGGCTGGTTCTGGCAGAAGCGGCGGATCGCACCGCTGACCCGGGTGCAGACGGTGGACACGGTGCGCGGCCCGCTTCAACGGCGGTACGGGCTCGCGACGGTGACCGTCACCACCGCCTCGACGGCGGGCGACATCAAGATCGCGGGGCTGTCCGACGCGGACGCCGAGGAACTGTCCCGGCGGATCGGCGAGGCGGCGCAGGACGTACCGGGTGATGCCGCATGA
- a CDS encoding TetR/AcrR family transcriptional regulator, with amino-acid sequence MPKKVDHEVRRQEISEALWRIASTRGLDGASLRDVAAEAGISLGRLQHYFRTKDEMLLFALRRINQLAADRIRARIESLTEEPTPREVLRACLSGMLPLDDRSRIGLLVGAAYYARAVHDAALRAEAENGIPQLRAFFAGQLRLAADRGELPPERATEDEAMLLISMADGLATYVLLGVHDPETALRLLDLHLANLFGAERAADGPTPPGCEVGAAPAPGERGAPRSSGGRKVPSSSGGAEVSPSSGGAEVSSSCGGAEVSPSFGGGKVSPSSGR; translated from the coding sequence GTGCCCAAGAAGGTGGACCACGAAGTCAGGCGCCAGGAGATCTCCGAGGCGCTGTGGCGGATCGCGAGTACCCGCGGGCTGGACGGCGCGAGCCTGCGCGATGTCGCTGCGGAGGCCGGCATCTCGCTCGGCCGGCTCCAGCACTACTTCCGCACCAAGGACGAGATGCTCCTCTTCGCCCTCCGGCGCATCAACCAGCTCGCCGCGGACCGGATTCGTGCACGCATCGAGTCGCTGACCGAGGAGCCGACGCCCCGTGAGGTACTGCGGGCCTGTCTGTCGGGCATGCTGCCGCTGGACGACAGGAGCCGCATCGGATTGCTGGTCGGCGCCGCCTACTACGCCCGCGCCGTCCACGACGCGGCCCTGCGCGCCGAGGCCGAGAACGGAATCCCTCAGCTCCGTGCCTTCTTCGCCGGCCAACTGCGGCTGGCCGCGGACCGCGGCGAGCTGCCACCGGAACGTGCCACCGAGGACGAGGCGATGCTGCTGATCAGCATGGCCGACGGCCTCGCCACCTACGTCCTGCTGGGTGTGCACGACCCCGAGACCGCGCTACGGCTGCTGGATCTGCATCTGGCGAACCTCTTCGGGGCGGAGCGGGCGGCGGACGGGCCGACGCCGCCCGGCTGCGAGGTGGGTGCGGCACCTGCGCCCGGAGAGCGCGGAGCGCCGCGTTCGTCCGGAGGGCGGAAGGTCCCGTCTTCGTCCGGAGGAGCGGAGGTGTCGCCCTCGTCCGGAGGGGCGGAGGTGTCGTCTTCGTGCGGAGGGGCGGAGGTGTCGCCCTCGTTCGGGGGAGGGAAGGTGTCGCCCTCGTCCGGCCGGTGA
- the ssgD gene encoding spore wall synthesis regulator SsgD, protein MSSVIDQAVQARLIATAPRSQVIPASLRYDRADPFAVRLVFPPAASLDGAEVTWTFGRDLLEEGLSEPAGAGDVQIWPYDSDAVVVEFHAVSGMAVVQFDAQELRAFLTRSYQLVAKGDEARHLDVEADLVALLREA, encoded by the coding sequence ATGTCCAGCGTCATCGATCAAGCCGTTCAGGCCCGTCTCATCGCGACCGCTCCCCGGTCGCAGGTGATTCCGGCGAGCCTGCGTTACGACCGCGCCGATCCGTTCGCGGTGCGTTTGGTCTTTCCGCCCGCCGCGTCGCTGGACGGCGCCGAGGTGACGTGGACGTTCGGGCGGGACCTGCTGGAGGAGGGGCTGAGCGAGCCGGCCGGAGCGGGCGATGTGCAGATCTGGCCGTACGACTCCGACGCCGTGGTGGTGGAGTTCCACGCCGTCAGCGGTATGGCGGTGGTGCAGTTCGACGCACAGGAGCTGCGGGCCTTCCTGACCCGGTCCTACCAACTCGTCGCCAAGGGCGACGAGGCAAGACACCTGGACGTCGAGGCCGATCTCGTCGCCCTGTTGCGCGAGGCGTAG
- a CDS encoding WD40/YVTN/BNR-like repeat-containing protein, protein MASGPAAAARPTATDAYGPTHASAHGTTYGNPLETPYARSYGTGAARSYAAAPASAGEPVSAASLVTPHAGWRLKDSGSTARFRGLAAVSRTTAWVAGTAGTVLRTHDGGKHWRDISPPGAGELEFRDIEALDARRAVVLAIGEGEASRVFRTDDAGATWTESFRNTDPRAFYDCLTFFDRRHGIALSDPVDGTYRILSTADGGRSWRVLPSGGMPPAQKGEAAFAASGQCLVSAGSRDAWIATGGAATARVLHTADRGRTWSVTDTPVPAGDPARGVFALAFRDRTHALAVGGDFRPDQPSPHAAAVSDDAGATWTPAAEPPKAYRSGAAWLPHSRRLAVAVGPSGSDLTLDAGRTWHTFDNGSYDTVDCAPDLGCWAAGERGRIARLEP, encoded by the coding sequence ATGGCATCCGGCCCGGCGGCCGCCGCCCGGCCGACGGCCACCGACGCGTACGGGCCCACGCACGCGAGTGCGCACGGAACCACGTACGGGAATCCGCTGGAAACCCCGTACGCGCGTTCGTACGGAACCGGGGCGGCGCGTTCGTACGCGGCGGCACCGGCTTCAGCCGGCGAGCCGGTTTCGGCGGCATCGCTCGTCACCCCGCACGCCGGCTGGCGACTCAAGGACAGCGGCAGCACTGCCCGCTTCCGGGGTCTGGCGGCCGTCAGCCGCACGACGGCCTGGGTCGCCGGCACGGCGGGCACCGTGCTGCGCACCCACGACGGCGGCAAGCACTGGAGGGACATCTCCCCGCCCGGCGCCGGGGAGCTGGAGTTCCGCGACATCGAAGCGCTTGATGCACGTCGCGCGGTCGTCCTCGCGATCGGCGAGGGCGAGGCCTCACGCGTCTTCCGCACCGACGATGCCGGCGCCACCTGGACCGAAAGCTTCCGCAACACCGACCCTCGTGCGTTCTACGACTGCCTGACGTTCTTCGACCGGCGGCACGGCATCGCACTCAGCGATCCCGTCGACGGCACGTACCGGATCCTGTCCACCGCAGACGGGGGCCGCAGCTGGCGCGTACTGCCGTCGGGCGGTATGCCGCCCGCCCAGAAGGGCGAAGCCGCGTTCGCCGCCAGCGGCCAGTGCCTGGTGTCGGCGGGCAGCCGTGATGCCTGGATCGCGACCGGCGGGGCCGCCACCGCCCGCGTCCTGCACACCGCCGACCGCGGCCGTACCTGGTCGGTCACCGACACCCCCGTCCCGGCGGGCGACCCGGCCCGTGGCGTCTTCGCGCTCGCCTTCCGCGACCGCACCCACGCCCTCGCGGTCGGCGGCGATTTCCGTCCCGACCAGCCCTCGCCCCATGCCGCCGCGGTCAGCGACGACGCCGGCGCCACCTGGACACCGGCCGCCGAACCCCCGAAGGCCTATCGCTCCGGCGCCGCCTGGCTGCCGCATTCCCGGCGCCTCGCCGTGGCGGTCGGCCCGTCCGGCAGCGATCTGACGCTCGACGCCGGCCGCACCTGGCACACCTTCGACAATGGTTCGTACGACACCGTCGACTGCGCCCCTGACCTGGGCTGTTGGGCCGCCGGCGAGCGGGGCCGGATCGCACGACTGGAGCCGTGA
- a CDS encoding MarR family winged helix-turn-helix transcriptional regulator, producing the protein MTEDIVAGVLRQWQQVHPGLDTGPMAVIGRLNRCSALLQQAADAPLRKAGLTRPEFDILGTLRRMDRELTPGRVARETFASGAAVTKRVRQLEERGLISRRPDDRDRRVAHLSLTDDGRETIDQLLPEQLRYEAALLDGIGDQRQEELAEALGELLVVLEGRLGSLME; encoded by the coding sequence GTGACCGAGGACATCGTCGCGGGGGTGCTGCGCCAGTGGCAGCAGGTGCACCCCGGGCTGGACACCGGCCCGATGGCGGTGATCGGGCGGCTCAACCGCTGTTCCGCGCTGCTCCAGCAGGCGGCCGATGCGCCGCTGCGGAAGGCCGGGCTCACCCGTCCCGAGTTCGACATCCTCGGCACCTTGCGCCGGATGGACCGCGAGCTGACCCCCGGGCGGGTGGCCCGCGAGACCTTTGCGTCCGGTGCCGCGGTGACCAAACGCGTACGGCAGCTGGAGGAACGTGGGCTGATCTCCCGCCGCCCCGACGACCGGGACCGCCGCGTCGCGCATCTCTCGCTCACCGACGATGGACGCGAGACCATCGACCAGCTGCTGCCCGAACAGCTGCGGTACGAGGCGGCGCTGCTCGACGGCATCGGCGATCAGCGGCAGGAGGAACTCGCCGAGGCGCTGGGCGAGTTGCTGGTGGTACTGGAGGGACGGCTCGGCAGCCTGATGGAGTGA
- a CDS encoding FUSC family protein: MGKHARPSGKSARTAPGSAVRVRPLPIRSAVRLRRPVDIWHKPALSAVAALAVPDFALFALGRLDLILYTSAGAMCALYAHGLPYAARARTLLWVVLGMVAGLGVALTAASLTTSTALLVVLASLVAAVHKMVCDATRIGPPGNLILTFIAASAFFVPQHLGQVPLHLALALGAGGLAWLVCMAPALIRPRGPERIATARALEASARLLRTEPGPGGAERAGVAQARHAAAAAVNAAWHTLFLVPARTPAKAAARAGLERLLVRAESALGHEPRSAAAEAERLTGWARELRSGRPLPEVALSAAETEELVGVADEAREPRRPAPGRTGVLARLAPGSPLLPIGARVAAGGVLAGWASMAVGVGHPYWAVVTAASIYQANTTLSWQRALQRTLGNLLGLLLYTALLPLLHTGQLMMIVLALVCQLGAEACITRNYWLGSVWVTPMALLLTEFGSRLPARTLIADRWIDTVVGAAVGLACCVLVTNRRAADRIEVALERVTAAESAASRLLATGPAPGADDARETGWARDRLAGGLVELREAVEVAAGEWWQRALPEERIAHAEQQGHRALAGLVGRLSAPVPAA; the protein is encoded by the coding sequence ATGGGGAAGCACGCACGGCCGTCCGGGAAGAGCGCGCGCACCGCGCCGGGGAGCGCGGTGCGCGTCCGGCCGTTGCCGATCAGGAGCGCCGTGCGACTGCGCCGCCCCGTCGACATCTGGCACAAGCCGGCACTCAGCGCGGTGGCGGCACTGGCTGTGCCCGACTTCGCGTTGTTCGCCCTGGGACGGCTGGATCTGATCCTGTACACCTCGGCCGGGGCGATGTGCGCCCTCTACGCGCACGGTCTGCCGTACGCAGCTCGCGCCCGCACACTGCTGTGGGTGGTGCTCGGGATGGTCGCCGGCCTCGGCGTCGCGCTGACCGCCGCCTCGCTGACCACCTCGACCGCGCTGCTCGTCGTATTGGCCTCGCTGGTGGCCGCGGTCCACAAGATGGTCTGTGACGCCACGCGCATCGGCCCGCCGGGAAACCTCATCCTGACGTTCATCGCCGCGTCGGCCTTCTTCGTGCCGCAGCACCTCGGCCAGGTTCCGCTGCACCTGGCGCTGGCGCTCGGCGCCGGGGGACTCGCCTGGCTGGTCTGCATGGCGCCGGCGCTGATACGGCCGCGGGGGCCGGAGCGGATCGCCACCGCTCGCGCTCTGGAGGCCTCTGCGAGGCTGCTGCGTACGGAACCTGGCCCCGGCGGGGCGGAACGGGCCGGTGTGGCACAGGCCCGGCATGCCGCGGCGGCCGCCGTGAACGCCGCCTGGCACACGCTGTTCCTGGTCCCGGCGCGCACACCGGCGAAGGCCGCGGCGCGGGCCGGGCTCGAACGGCTGCTGGTGCGCGCCGAGTCGGCGCTCGGGCACGAACCCCGGTCCGCGGCAGCGGAAGCCGAGCGGCTCACCGGCTGGGCGCGTGAGCTGCGGAGCGGGCGGCCGTTGCCCGAGGTCGCGCTCTCGGCCGCGGAGACCGAGGAGCTGGTGGGCGTCGCCGACGAGGCGCGGGAGCCGCGGCGCCCCGCGCCCGGCCGCACCGGGGTGCTCGCCCGGCTCGCGCCCGGGTCACCACTGCTGCCCATCGGCGCGCGGGTCGCCGCCGGGGGTGTGCTGGCGGGGTGGGCATCGATGGCCGTCGGCGTCGGCCATCCGTATTGGGCCGTGGTCACCGCGGCCTCGATCTACCAGGCCAACACCACGCTCTCCTGGCAGCGGGCGCTGCAACGCACGCTCGGCAATCTGCTCGGTCTGCTGCTCTACACCGCGCTGCTGCCCCTGCTGCACACCGGGCAGCTCATGATGATCGTGCTGGCGCTGGTCTGCCAGCTCGGCGCGGAGGCCTGCATCACCCGTAATTACTGGCTCGGCTCGGTGTGGGTCACGCCGATGGCACTGCTGCTGACCGAATTCGGCAGTCGGCTGCCGGCGAGGACACTGATCGCGGACCGCTGGATCGACACCGTGGTGGGGGCGGCGGTGGGCCTGGCCTGCTGCGTGCTGGTCACCAACCGGCGGGCCGCCGACCGTATCGAGGTCGCCCTGGAGCGGGTCACGGCTGCGGAGTCCGCCGCGTCGCGGCTCCTCGCGACGGGGCCGGCGCCCGGGGCGGACGACGCCCGGGAGACCGGCTGGGCCCGTGACCGGCTGGCCGGTGGCCTGGTCGAGCTTCGCGAGGCCGTGGAGGTGGCGGCCGGTGAGTGGTGGCAGCGCGCCCTTCCGGAGGAGCGGATCGCCCATGCCGAGCAGCAGGGCCACCGGGCACTGGCCGGTCTCGTAGGGCGGCTCTCGGCACCGGTGCCGGCCGCCTGA
- a CDS encoding TetR/AcrR family transcriptional regulator, translating to MPAAKKKTTTANASPERRRELLNIAAEVFAAHGYNATTVRRIADEAGMLAGSLYYHFDSKESMLDEILSSFLTELWDGYDAVLAAGLGPRETIEALVTESFREIDRHRAAVAIYQKESKHLATQPRFGYLADSQQKFEKAWLGTLERGVADGVFRADLDIRLTYRFVRDTVWVAASWYRPGGQHSPEEIARQYLSMVLDGIAVRV from the coding sequence GTGCCAGCCGCCAAGAAGAAGACGACGACCGCGAACGCGTCACCGGAGCGCCGCCGCGAACTGCTCAACATCGCGGCGGAGGTATTCGCCGCACACGGCTACAACGCCACCACCGTCCGCCGTATCGCGGACGAGGCCGGAATGCTCGCGGGCAGCCTCTACTACCACTTCGATTCCAAGGAATCGATGCTGGACGAGATCCTGTCCAGCTTTCTGACCGAGCTGTGGGACGGCTATGACGCCGTACTCGCCGCCGGACTCGGGCCCAGAGAGACCATCGAAGCCCTGGTCACCGAGTCCTTCCGGGAGATCGACCGGCATCGCGCGGCCGTCGCCATCTACCAGAAGGAGTCCAAGCACCTCGCCACCCAGCCTCGTTTCGGCTATCTCGCCGACTCCCAGCAGAAGTTCGAGAAGGCCTGGCTGGGCACCCTGGAACGGGGCGTGGCCGACGGGGTCTTCCGCGCCGACCTCGACATCCGGCTCACCTACCGCTTCGTCCGCGACACCGTCTGGGTCGCGGCGAGCTGGTACCGGCCGGGAGGACAGCACAGCCCCGAGGAGATCGCCCGCCAGTACCTCTCGATGGTGCTGGACGGCATCGCCGTACGCGTCTGA
- a CDS encoding DeoR/GlpR family DNA-binding transcription regulator encodes MKRHERMNALLELLGDRGRVDVEEAATELEVSAATMRRDMDALAEQQLLTRTRGGAVLSSVAYDLPIRYKHAHRSEEKEAVAKAAAKLVERGDVVGLSGGTTTTAIARVLATRPDFAEAGPQPHLTIVTNSLNIANELAVRPQIKIVLTGGVAHSRSFELVGPFSELVLQQISIDIAFIGANGMDPLMGATVHDEAEARVNRLMAERARRAVVVADSSKIGERCFARVGHADVFDTFITDNGAKEATRREFADRGLRVVTARPSADE; translated from the coding sequence ATGAAGCGCCATGAACGGATGAACGCACTGCTCGAGCTGCTCGGGGACCGGGGCCGGGTGGACGTCGAGGAGGCGGCGACCGAGTTGGAGGTCTCGGCCGCCACGATGCGGCGCGACATGGACGCCCTGGCCGAGCAGCAGTTGCTGACCCGCACCCGGGGCGGGGCGGTACTCAGCTCCGTGGCGTACGACCTGCCGATCCGCTACAAGCATGCCCACCGGTCGGAGGAGAAGGAGGCCGTGGCAAAGGCCGCGGCGAAGCTGGTCGAGCGGGGTGATGTGGTCGGGCTCAGTGGCGGGACGACGACCACGGCGATCGCCCGGGTGCTTGCCACCCGCCCGGACTTCGCGGAGGCCGGCCCGCAACCGCATCTGACGATTGTCACCAACTCCCTCAACATCGCCAATGAGCTGGCCGTACGGCCGCAGATCAAGATCGTGCTCACCGGCGGGGTGGCACACTCCCGGTCGTTCGAACTGGTGGGACCGTTCAGCGAGTTGGTGCTCCAGCAGATCTCCATCGACATCGCGTTCATCGGCGCCAACGGTATGGACCCGCTGATGGGAGCCACGGTGCACGACGAAGCGGAGGCCCGGGTCAACCGCCTCATGGCCGAGCGCGCCCGGCGTGCCGTGGTCGTCGCGGACTCATCGAAGATCGGCGAGCGCTGCTTCGCCCGGGTCGGCCACGCGGATGTCTTTGACACGTTCATCACGGACAACGGAGCGAAGGAGGCAACCCGCCGTGAATTCGCGGACCGAGGACTGCGAGTGGTGACGGCACGCCCGTCTGCCGACGAGTGA
- a CDS encoding class II fructose-bisphosphate aldolase encodes MPLVPTSSIVDAAREARVGAAAFNVIHLETAEALVTAAERTDIPLILQISENCIRYHGSLLPLTRATLALAEGSTAPIAVHLDHITDAELVHQGITAGVGSVMVDASALPYEENVATTAELTTWCHDRGAYVEAELGEVGGKDGVHAPGARTDPDEALAFVRATGVDALAVAVGSSHAMHERTAVLDKDLIAALHTALPVPLVLHGSSGVPDDELRRAIAAGMTKINISTHLVSVFTRSIRHTLGADPSLVDSRKYLKPAREAVAEEAARLLDVLGTPATVPGQYAAQAPARG; translated from the coding sequence ATGCCCCTCGTTCCGACCTCATCGATCGTCGACGCCGCGCGTGAGGCGCGGGTCGGTGCCGCGGCCTTCAACGTCATCCATCTGGAGACCGCCGAGGCGCTCGTCACCGCCGCCGAGCGCACGGACATCCCGCTGATCCTTCAGATCAGCGAGAACTGCATCCGCTACCACGGCAGTCTGCTGCCCCTCACCCGCGCCACCCTTGCCCTCGCCGAGGGCTCGACGGCCCCGATCGCGGTGCACCTCGACCACATCACCGATGCGGAGCTGGTCCACCAGGGCATCACCGCCGGGGTGGGTTCCGTCATGGTGGATGCCTCCGCTCTTCCCTACGAGGAGAACGTGGCGACCACCGCCGAACTCACCACCTGGTGCCATGACCGTGGCGCCTACGTCGAGGCGGAACTCGGCGAGGTCGGCGGCAAGGACGGCGTCCATGCGCCAGGGGCCCGCACGGACCCGGACGAGGCCCTGGCCTTTGTCCGCGCGACAGGTGTGGACGCCCTCGCCGTGGCCGTTGGTTCCTCACATGCGATGCATGAACGCACGGCCGTACTGGACAAGGACCTCATCGCGGCGCTGCACACCGCTCTGCCGGTGCCGCTGGTACTCCACGGCTCCTCGGGGGTGCCGGACGACGAGCTGCGGCGGGCCATCGCCGCCGGAATGACGAAGATCAATATCTCCACTCATCTGGTCTCCGTCTTCACCCGCTCGATACGGCACACACTGGGCGCCGACCCGTCGCTCGTCGACTCCCGGAAGTACCTCAAACCCGCCCGGGAGGCGGTGGCCGAGGAAGCGGCGAGACTGCTGGACGTGCTGGGCACTCCGGCGACGGTGCCGGGCCAGTACGCGGCCCAGGCGCCCGCCCGGGGGTGA